A window from Portunus trituberculatus isolate SZX2019 unplaced genomic scaffold, ASM1759143v1 PGA_scaffold_475__1_contigs__length_85926, whole genome shotgun sequence encodes these proteins:
- the LOC123500724 gene encoding histone H2B — translation MPPKASGKAAKKAGKAQKAIAKGDKKKKRRRKESYSIYIYKVLKQVHPDTGVSSKAMSIMNSFVNDIFERIAAEASRLAHYNKRSTITSREIQTAVRLLLPGELAKHAVSEGTKAVTKYTSSK, via the coding sequence atgcctcccaaagcatcaggaaaggctgccaagaaggctggcaaggctcagaaggccatagccaaaggggacaagaagaagaagcggaggaggaaggaaagctactccatctacatctacaaggtgctcaagcaggtccaccccgacactggcgtgtcctccaaggctatgtcaatcatgaactctttcgtgaacgacattttcgagcgcatcgctgccgaggcatcccgcctggcacactacaacaagcgctccaccatcaccagccgggAGATCCAGACTGCCGTCCGTCTCCTTCTGCCCGGCGAACTGGCAAAGCACGCCGTCTCTGAGGGCACCAAGGCTGTCACCAAGTACACCTCCTCCAAGTAA
- the LOC123500727 gene encoding histone H4-like: MTGRGKGGKGLGKGGAKRHRKVLRDNIQGITKPAIRRLARRGGVKRISGLIYEETRGVLKVFLENVIKNADLHAKRKTVTAMDVVYALKRQGRTLYGFGG; encoded by the coding sequence atgactggccgcggcaagggaggcaagggacttggaaagggaggagccaaGCGTCACCGTAAGGTTCTGCGTGACAACATCCAGGGCATCACCAAGCCCGCTATCCGTCGGTTGGCTCGCCGAGGCGGCGTCAAGCGCATCTCCGGTCTCATCTACGAGGAGACTCGTGGGGTGCTAAAGGTGTTTCTCGAGAACGTCATCAAGAATGCCGATCTACACGCCAAGCGCAAGACCGTCACTGCCATGGACGTCGTCTACGCCCTCAAGCGTCAGGGACGTACCCTCTACGGATTTGGCGGTTAA
- the LOC123500723 gene encoding uncharacterized protein LOC123500723: MGAIQCLQQKYISDNIHLITSIHAKAQRIQEQARSITINWVPSHTGIKGNDLADQAARDALILPAINARTAPSLSLFNTTVKKAALIRCRYDLQQHVAKGSPSANWYCITSVSPHPPYNLPRHILTRLHRLRLGYHCFDELKDTLPQSCKHCNTPSNTPLIHYVEECPRTAHFLERGSAAPHVIRNTDINQLIDLVRALPPPRKAAKKAGKAQKAIAKGDKKKKRRRKESYSIYIYKVLKQVHPDTGVSSKAMSIMNSFVNDIFERIAAEASRLAHYNKRSTITSREIQTAVRLLLPGELAKHAVSEGTKAVTKYTSSK, encoded by the exons ATGGGAGCCATCCAATGCCTTCAACAAAAGTACATCTCAGACAACATACACCTGATCACTTCCATCCATGCCAAAGCGCAAAGAATCCAAGAGCAGGCCAGATCTATCACCATCAATTGGGTTCCTAGCCACACTGGTATTAAAGGAAATGATCTCGCTGATCAGGCTGCGAGAGATGCCCTCATACTCCCAGCCATCAATGCCAGGACCGCCCCATCCTTGTCACTCTTTAACACAACTGTCAAAAAAGCTGCTCTCATACGCTGCCGCTATGACCTTCAGCAGCACGTAGCTAAAGGATCCCCCAGTGCCAACTGGTACTGCATCACAAGTGTCTCCCCACATCCGCCATATAACCTACCAAGACATATCTTGACTAGACTACACAGACTCCGTCTTGGTTATCACTGCTTTGATGAACTCAAAGACACACTTCCTCAGTCATGCAAACACTGTAACACACCCTCAAACACGCCACTCATACACTATGTAGAAGAATGCCCAAGAACAGCACATTTTCTTGAAAGAGGATCTGCCGCGCCACACGTCATCAGAAACACAGACATTAACCAACTCATCGATCTCGTTAGGGCACTACCGCCCCCAC gaaaggctgccaagaaggctggcaaggctcagaaggccatagccaaaggggacaagaagaagaagcggaggaggaaggaaagctactccatctacatctacaaggtgctcaagcaggtccaccccgacactggcgtgtcctccaaggctatgtcaatcatgaactctttcgtgaacgacattttcgagcgcatcgctgccgaggcatcccgcctggcacactacaacaagcgctccaccatcaccagccgggAGATCCAGACTGCCGTCCGTCTCCTTCTGCCCGGCGAACTGGCAAAGCACGCCGTCTCTGAGGGCACCAAGGCTGTCACCAAGTACACCTCCTCCAAGTAA
- the LOC123500726 gene encoding histone H4-like has translation MTGRGKGGKGLGKGGAKRHRKVLRDNIQGITKPAIRRLARRGGVKRISGLIYEETRGVLKAYLENVIRDAVTYTEHAKRKTVTAMDVVYALKRQGCTLYGSGG, from the coding sequence ATGACTGGCCGCGGCAAGGGAGGCAAGGGACttggaaagggaggagccaaGCGTCACCGTAAGGTTCTGCGTGACAACATCCAGGGCATCACCAAGCCCGCTATCCGTCGGTTGGCTCGCCGAGGCGGCGTCAAGCGCATCTCCGGTCTCATCTACGAGGAGACTCGTGGGGTGCTAAAGGCGTACCTCGAGAACGTCATCAGGGATGCCGTCACCTACACCGAGCACGCCAAGCGCAAGACCGTCACTGCCATGGACGTCGTCTACGCCCTCAAGCGTCAGGGATGTACCCTCTACGGATCTGGCGGTTAA
- the LOC123500720 gene encoding uncharacterized protein LOC123500720, whose product MVINRLKWKLGEPHDNIYGFAERRSVADSIASLLAEINNIPAIVVFLDLEKAFELASPTSIADKLVTRGVSGRFWTHDYLTDRKAKVKFQGQVSNIYQFENGTPQGGVLSTTLFNILMEALVSMPFHRNVTLLSYADDLALVSTGQGDRVARAQTGLDAVATVCMDLGLKISAEKSQAMAVMTPTHDRSLSIQGVCLQWVPAYQYLGVWVDQRLTFRKEVEYLKERTKTRLSVMRAITNTRAGATHRVLRLYYVQAVRSLIDYAAVGLVSLADSNKKSLETIQSHALRTILGAPRWTNVLALQNEAGLPPLSMRIEQLAATFVAKTVTSSINNPARRRLFVTLPQDHRLFKEKTWLRSMVHATQLTLHDVDLVGRGEDRQIEGYMDSPPWTTVAAATIHTTTLPCKKTQCPRYMFLARANDTFLQTGTIGARVYYTDGSVDPNTGRTAAAFVCGEERHGWRTSDHCSTLQTELVGITSALLHARQHNNTHIIVYTDSMTSLQALRRTPVRDNVRLITMTRLLLSRLKDEGKTVTLAWIPSHIGIEGNEAADNEANRALTQDQPSINVSLSFQQIKKLALSATTQRARELRRDAEAHSATLQWQALTTNGEPLVLPNSITRCDRVSIHRLRLGYPTVRSLGEDFQGEHCRHCGDFSEEPLIHYLLDCEATGPLRALAARHGHVESSDRWTSAARLVRFATDDYQKLLDHIRRYAPPR is encoded by the coding sequence ATGGTTATAAATCGTCTCAAGTGGAAACTAGGTGAACCACATGATAACATATATGGTTTTGCAGAAAGGAGAAGCGTTGCGGACAGCATCGCCTCGCTCCTAGCGGAGATAAACAACATACCAGCTATAGTAGTCTTTCTCGATTTAGAAAAAGCATTTGAGTTGGCTTCACCAACCTCTATAGCTGACAAGCTGGTAACGAGAGGAGTCAGTGGCCGCTTTTGGACCCACGACTATCTCACCGACCGCAAAGCTAAAGTAAAATTCCAGGGCCAAGTCTCAAACATTTACCAGTTTGAGAACGGCACACCGCAGGGAGGAGTCCTAAGCACCACGCTCTTCAATATCCTCATGGAAGCTCTTGTGAGCATGCCCTTCCACAGAAACGTCACTCTTCTCAGCTATGCTGATGATCTGGCCCTCGTTTCTACTGGCCAGGGAGACAGAGTTGCCAGAGCGCAGACTGGCCTTGATGCAGTAGCCACTGTATGCATGGACCTGGGGCTTAAGATCTCAGCTGAAAAGTCACAGGCAATGGCCGTGATGACACCTACCCATGATAGGAGTCTCAGCATCCAGGGTGTTTGCCTACAATGGGTGCCGGCGTACCAGTACCTTGGAGTTTGGGTGGACCAAAGACTGACCTTTAGGAAAGAGGTAGAGTACCTCAAAGAAAGAACGAAGACGCGTCTAAGCGTCATGAGAGCAATAACTAACACTAGGGCTGGGGCAACCCACCGTGTGTTGCGACTGTATTACGTACAGGCTGTCCGATCCTTGATTGACTACGCAGCAGTGGGGTTAGTGTCCCTTGCTGATAGCAACAAGAAGAGCCTGGAGACAATACAGAGTCATGCATTGCGAACCATCCTCGGGGCTCCCCGATGGACCAATGTACTGGCCTTACAGAATGAGGCTGGCTTACCTCCTTTATCAATGAGGATCGAGCAGCTTGCAGCCACGTTTGTTGCCAAAACTGTTACCAGCTCCATTAATAACCCGGCTCGCCGGCGCCTTTTTGTCACTCTCCCACAGGACCACAGGCTCTTCAAGGAGAAGACTTGGCTGCGCAGCATGGTGCACGCCACACAGCTAACGCTCCATGACGTGGACCTGGTTGGAAGGGGGGAGGACAGACAGATTGAGGGCTACATGGATTCACCACCATGGACAACAGTGGCAGCAGCCACCATCCACACAACTACGCTACCATGCAAGAAGACACAGTGCCCGCGATATATGTTTCTTGCCAGGGCCAATGACACCTTTCTCCAGACAGGTACAATAGGTGCTCGGGTATATTATACAGACGGCTCTGTAGATCCGAACACAGGTAGGACAGCCGCAGCATTTGTGTGCGGCGAGGAGAGACATGGCTGGAGGACGTCTGACCATTGTTCCACCCTGCAAACCGAACTTGTAGGTATAACCTCCGCTCTCTTACACGCCAGACagcataacaacacacacataatagTTTATACAGATTCAATGACATCGCTGCAGGCCCTAAGACGCACCCCAGTCAGGGATAACGTCAGGCTTATTACCATGACCAGGCTCCTGTTGTCTCGACTGAAAGACGAGGGCAAAACGGTGACACTGGCATGGATTCCTAGTCACATAGGTATTGAAGGGAATGAAGCAGCAGACAATGAGGCCAATAGAGCACTGACACAGGACCAACCGTCAATTAATGTTTCTCTTAGCTTCCAACAGATTAAGAAACTAGCACTGTCGGCTACCACACAGAGGGCACGAGAGCTGCGGAGAGATGCAGAGGCGCATTCCGCCACACTCCAGTGGCAGGCGCTAACGACCAATGGCGAACCACTGGTGTTACCAAACTCCATCACAAGGTGTGACAGAGTAAGTATACATCGATTACGCTTGGGTTATCCCACAGTCAGGTCGCTTGGTGAGGACTTCCAAGGAGAACACTGCAGGCACTGTGGGGACTTCTCGGAGGAACCTCTGATCCACTATTTGCTGGACTGCGAGGCAACGGGTCCGCTTCGAGCACTGGCAGCGAGGCACGGCCACGTAGAGAGCAGCGATAGATGGACATCTGCAGCGAGACTGGTCAGGTTCGCAACAGACGACTACCAGAAACTACTGGATCACATACGAAGGTATGCACCCCCTAGATAG